The Streptomyces sp. Alt3 genome has a segment encoding these proteins:
- a CDS encoding ABC transporter ATP-binding protein, giving the protein MSATDTRVAPAATLRTAAGGESTRWVAARCREVPWLTAATVFTTVAGAALQVLPVLLLGRVVDGVVAGDGRSVLVTTGILMGAAALLGAAATAASTYLIGRLGADLLAQLREAAVRAVLGMPSARIEQVGRGDVLSRVGDDVAVLSRGIRTAIPTVFSAGVLVAIATVGMFGLDWRLGLAGAGALPAYALALRWYLPRSAPLYRQQRVAQADRAQALISGLNGIDTVRAYRLEGAFREQVTDKSWRVRELGVQVFRIFGRFVGRENRAEFIGLVLILVVGYVLLETGAATLGDVSAAPLMFHRLFTPLGAIMFTFDEAQKSGASLTRLVGVLGESSQERLVGVAPAASGGPVPHPVTVEGLTFGYPGAEEPVLRDVSLSIPAGGSLALVGATGAGKSTLAALIAGIGTPQTGSVRIGPHDLAGTDEAGARALVSILTQETHVFSGPLADDLRLSAPLATDTELTDALRVVGALPWVGELPDGLNTTVGEGGERLDVTKVAQIALARLVLNQAGVVVLDESTAEAGSEGAAELEKSVQAACSGRTTLFVAHRLTQAMAADRIAVLDAGRVVEQGTHDELVALGGRYARLWRAWREGS; this is encoded by the coding sequence GTGAGTGCCACGGACACCCGCGTCGCCCCCGCCGCCACCCTGCGCACGGCGGCCGGAGGCGAGTCCACCCGGTGGGTCGCCGCGCGCTGCCGTGAGGTGCCCTGGCTGACGGCCGCCACCGTGTTCACCACGGTGGCGGGGGCCGCGCTCCAGGTGCTTCCGGTGCTCCTGCTGGGCCGGGTGGTCGACGGCGTGGTCGCGGGCGACGGGCGCTCGGTCCTGGTCACGACCGGGATCCTGATGGGAGCCGCCGCGCTGCTCGGCGCGGCGGCCACCGCGGCCTCGACGTACCTGATCGGACGGCTCGGCGCGGATCTCCTCGCGCAGCTGCGGGAGGCCGCCGTACGGGCGGTGCTCGGGATGCCCAGCGCGCGGATCGAGCAGGTGGGGCGCGGAGACGTGCTGTCCCGGGTCGGCGACGACGTTGCCGTGCTCTCCCGTGGCATCCGCACGGCCATCCCCACGGTGTTCTCGGCCGGCGTGCTGGTCGCCATCGCCACGGTCGGCATGTTCGGGCTCGACTGGCGGCTGGGCCTGGCGGGCGCCGGAGCGCTGCCCGCCTACGCACTCGCCCTGCGCTGGTACCTGCCCCGGTCGGCTCCGCTGTACCGACAGCAGAGGGTGGCCCAGGCCGACCGCGCGCAGGCGCTGATCAGCGGCCTGAACGGTATCGACACCGTCCGGGCCTACCGCCTGGAGGGAGCCTTCCGTGAGCAGGTCACCGACAAGTCCTGGCGCGTGCGCGAGCTCGGTGTCCAGGTCTTCCGGATCTTCGGCCGCTTCGTCGGCAGGGAGAACCGCGCCGAGTTCATCGGGCTGGTCCTGATCCTCGTGGTGGGCTACGTCCTGCTGGAGACCGGCGCCGCGACCCTGGGCGACGTCTCGGCGGCACCTCTCATGTTCCACCGGCTGTTCACCCCGCTCGGCGCCATCATGTTCACCTTCGACGAGGCGCAGAAGTCGGGCGCGAGCCTCACCCGCCTCGTCGGTGTGCTGGGGGAGTCCTCGCAGGAGCGCTTGGTGGGCGTCGCCCCCGCGGCGTCCGGGGGGCCCGTACCGCACCCCGTGACGGTGGAAGGGCTGACCTTCGGCTATCCCGGAGCCGAGGAACCGGTCCTACGGGACGTCAGCCTGTCGATCCCGGCCGGCGGATCGCTCGCCCTGGTGGGAGCGACAGGCGCGGGCAAGTCGACGCTGGCCGCGCTGATCGCGGGCATCGGCACCCCGCAGACGGGGTCGGTGCGCATCGGGCCGCACGACCTCGCGGGCACGGACGAGGCGGGCGCGCGGGCACTGGTGAGCATCCTGACGCAGGAGACACACGTGTTCTCCGGTCCGCTCGCCGACGACCTGAGGCTGTCCGCGCCCCTGGCGACGGACACCGAGCTGACGGACGCGCTGCGCGTCGTCGGAGCTCTCCCCTGGGTCGGTGAACTCCCCGACGGGCTGAACACCACGGTCGGCGAGGGCGGCGAACGCCTGGACGTCACGAAGGTCGCCCAGATCGCCCTGGCCCGACTGGTGCTGAACCAGGCGGGGGTGGTGGTGCTCGACGAGTCGACCGCGGAGGCCGGCAGCGAGGGCGCCGCCGAGCTGGAGAAGTCCGTGCAGGCCGCGTGCTCCGGCCGGACCACGCTGTTCGTGGCGCACCGGCTCACCCAGGCGATGGCGGCGGACCGCATCGCCGTGCTGGACGCCGGACGCGTGGTGGAGCAGGGAACCCACGACGAACTGGTCGCCCTGGGCGGCCGGTACGCGCGCCTGTGGCGCGCCTGGCGCGAGGGCAGTTAG
- a CDS encoding ABC transporter substrate-binding protein — protein MRRHLLATATVAVAALSLAACGTTEPSSDDAAAASGKPAEKITLTDAKGTKVTLDGPATKVVATEWNVVEDLVALGVDPVGVADVKGYTAWNTAAPLTGTPKDIGTRGEPSIDTVAALAPDLVVATSDLSPAVVKQLRKVAPVIEITSADASDQIGTMTEGLDLIAKATGKESESAALKKDFDTSLAEGRKALADAGLGGAEIASADGYVASNQVSIRAYTGGSLLGAVNEKLGLKNAWTVKGDESYGLATTDVEGLTGLGDVQFTYVANDADGDAFAGPLAKNAVWKSLPFVKAGDVHRLPDGVWMFGGPRSMEAYIDSLVDALTK, from the coding sequence ATGAGACGCCACCTCCTCGCCACGGCCACCGTCGCCGTCGCCGCCCTCTCCCTGGCCGCCTGCGGGACCACGGAGCCGTCCTCCGACGACGCCGCCGCCGCTTCGGGCAAGCCCGCCGAGAAGATCACCCTCACCGACGCCAAGGGCACGAAGGTGACCCTCGACGGCCCGGCCACCAAGGTGGTCGCCACCGAGTGGAACGTCGTCGAGGACCTGGTGGCGCTCGGGGTCGACCCCGTGGGCGTCGCTGATGTGAAGGGCTACACCGCGTGGAACACCGCGGCCCCGCTCACCGGCACCCCGAAGGACATCGGCACCCGCGGCGAGCCGAGCATCGACACCGTCGCGGCGCTCGCCCCCGACCTCGTGGTCGCCACCAGCGACCTCTCGCCGGCTGTCGTGAAGCAGCTCCGCAAGGTCGCGCCCGTCATCGAGATCACGTCCGCCGACGCCTCCGACCAGATCGGCACGATGACGGAGGGCCTCGACCTCATCGCGAAGGCCACCGGCAAGGAGTCCGAGTCGGCCGCCCTCAAGAAGGACTTCGACACGAGCCTGGCCGAGGGCAGGAAGGCCCTCGCGGACGCCGGCCTCGGCGGCGCCGAGATCGCCTCCGCCGACGGCTACGTCGCGTCGAACCAGGTGTCCATCCGTGCCTACACCGGCGGTTCGCTCCTCGGCGCGGTCAACGAGAAGCTCGGTCTGAAGAACGCCTGGACCGTGAAGGGCGACGAGAGCTACGGCCTCGCCACCACCGACGTCGAGGGCCTCACCGGTCTCGGCGACGTCCAGTTCACGTACGTCGCGAACGACGCCGACGGCGATGCCTTCGCCGGTCCTCTCGCGAAGAACGCCGTGTGGAAGTCGCTGCCCTTCGTGAAGGCCGGCGACGTGCACCGACTGCCCGACGGCGTCTGGATGTTCGGCGGCCCCCGCTCGATGGAGGCGTACATCGACTCCCTCGTCGACGCGCTGACGAAGTAG
- a CDS encoding FecCD family ABC transporter permease: protein MSTTALERPVPRGAAEARRRRVVGLGALVAVLVAGVVASLAVGARALSPAEVWHGLFAAPDTDQRLTEIRLIVQTVRVPRTVLAVVAGVALGIGGALIQGYTRNPIADTGLLGVNAGASFAVVTVIALFGLTSPFQYVWFAFLGAGAAGVVVFGLSSIGRGAGNPLTLALAGQGVTVFLAAMTMAIALSDLKSLNALRFWNAGSVAGVGFDVIWPVSAFIAVGVLLALTTLPSLNLLNLGDDVARGLGVNIALSRTVGIVAITLLAGAATAACGPIAFLGLMVAHVARYLTGPDYRWLVPYAGLLGAVVLLVCDIVGRLVVRPGELDSGVVVALLGAPFFAALVWRGKFRSA from the coding sequence ATGAGCACGACTGCATTGGAGCGCCCCGTCCCCAGGGGCGCGGCGGAGGCCCGTCGAAGGCGGGTGGTGGGCCTGGGCGCGCTGGTGGCGGTCCTCGTGGCCGGGGTGGTCGCCTCCCTGGCCGTCGGCGCGCGCGCGTTGAGTCCCGCCGAGGTCTGGCACGGGCTGTTCGCCGCGCCGGACACCGACCAGCGCCTCACCGAGATCAGGCTCATCGTGCAGACGGTGCGGGTGCCCCGGACGGTACTCGCGGTCGTCGCAGGCGTCGCCCTCGGCATCGGCGGGGCGTTGATCCAGGGCTACACACGGAACCCGATCGCGGACACCGGTCTGCTGGGCGTGAACGCGGGTGCCTCCTTCGCCGTCGTGACGGTGATCGCCCTGTTCGGCCTCACCTCCCCGTTCCAGTACGTCTGGTTCGCGTTCCTGGGGGCCGGGGCCGCCGGCGTCGTCGTGTTCGGGCTGTCCAGCATCGGGCGGGGTGCCGGCAACCCGCTGACCCTTGCGCTGGCCGGTCAGGGCGTCACGGTGTTCCTCGCGGCGATGACCATGGCGATCGCGCTGTCGGACCTCAAATCGCTGAACGCGCTGCGCTTCTGGAACGCCGGCTCGGTGGCCGGAGTCGGCTTCGACGTCATCTGGCCGGTGAGCGCCTTCATCGCGGTCGGGGTGCTGCTGGCCCTGACCACCCTGCCGTCGCTCAACCTGCTCAACCTGGGCGACGACGTGGCGCGCGGGCTGGGTGTGAACATCGCGCTGAGCCGGACCGTGGGCATCGTCGCCATCACTCTGCTGGCCGGCGCGGCGACCGCCGCGTGCGGCCCCATCGCGTTCCTCGGGCTGATGGTCGCCCATGTGGCGCGTTATCTGACCGGGCCGGACTACCGCTGGCTGGTGCCGTACGCGGGCCTCCTCGGAGCGGTCGTCCTGCTGGTCTGCGACATCGTGGGGCGGCTCGTGGTGCGGCCGGGCGAGCTGGACTCGGGCGTCGTCGTCGCCCTGCTGGGTGCCCCGTTCTTCGCGGCGCTCGTCTGGCGAGGAAAGTTCAGGAGCGCATGA
- a CDS encoding HEAT repeat domain-containing protein — translation MLLARIAEAGDSGEPVVPREVPHRFATRRRGPLDRLTPLAAHPDPAVREDLVWTVGSWSTPGVGQLLDGLAEDPSPDVREAVEAIREP, via the coding sequence GTGCTGCTCGCCCGGATCGCTGAGGCCGGGGATTCCGGGGAGCCGGTCGTCCCGCGGGAGGTGCCGCACCGGTTCGCGACGCGCCGGCGCGGGCCGCTCGACCGGCTGACCCCACTGGCGGCGCACCCCGACCCCGCTGTACGCGAGGACCTGGTGTGGACGGTGGGCAGCTGGTCCACCCCCGGGGTCGGTCAGCTGCTCGACGGCCTCGCCGAAGACCCGTCCCCGGACGTCCGGGAGGCCGTCGAGGCGATCCGCGAGCCGTGA
- a CDS encoding iron-siderophore ABC transporter substrate-binding protein has translation MLFHRSTFPKPGRRLAAALAAVTLGAGLLAGCGSDTEDGTSDKAPAAASGAFPVTVEHAFGSTKVTKAPERVVSVGYTDDQAILALGIKPVGMVDQYPNPAGTSPDINTQWPWVKDKWGDARPEVVMSNGDSGPNYEKIAALRPDLIIAVYSEIDQAAYDKLSKIAPTVGRTKAEKELFSAPWQDNAVHIAKALGKEDEGTALVKGIQGKLDAAREAHPEFADRTAVALSWYEDSVAPFTTTDVRGRLVTGIGFKGATKIDEIAGDSFYTKLSPERMDLVDVDRVFVINDKADQDALKKFELFTNLSAVKAGKVSYMLDSEGPAVGAAMSQGTLLSLPYAIDELVKSVEQ, from the coding sequence ATGCTCTTCCACAGATCGACGTTTCCGAAGCCGGGGCGGCGGCTGGCGGCGGCCCTCGCCGCAGTGACGCTCGGCGCCGGCCTCCTCGCGGGATGCGGTTCCGACACGGAGGACGGGACGAGCGACAAGGCCCCCGCGGCCGCATCCGGAGCCTTTCCCGTGACGGTGGAGCACGCCTTCGGATCCACGAAGGTCACCAAGGCTCCCGAACGGGTCGTCTCCGTCGGCTACACCGACGACCAGGCCATCCTCGCGCTCGGCATCAAGCCGGTCGGCATGGTCGACCAGTACCCGAACCCGGCCGGCACGTCCCCCGACATCAACACCCAGTGGCCCTGGGTGAAGGACAAGTGGGGAGACGCCCGCCCCGAGGTCGTGATGAGCAACGGCGACTCCGGCCCCAACTACGAGAAGATCGCCGCCCTGAGGCCCGACCTGATCATCGCGGTCTACTCCGAGATCGACCAGGCGGCCTACGACAAGCTCTCCAAGATCGCCCCGACCGTGGGCCGCACCAAGGCCGAGAAGGAACTCTTCAGCGCCCCCTGGCAGGACAACGCGGTCCACATCGCCAAGGCGCTCGGCAAGGAGGACGAGGGCACCGCGCTGGTGAAGGGCATCCAGGGCAAGCTCGACGCCGCACGCGAGGCGCACCCGGAGTTCGCCGACCGGACGGCCGTCGCGCTGTCCTGGTACGAGGACTCGGTCGCACCGTTCACCACGACCGACGTACGCGGACGGCTGGTGACGGGCATCGGCTTCAAGGGAGCGACGAAGATCGACGAGATCGCCGGCGACTCGTTCTACACCAAGCTCTCCCCCGAGCGCATGGACCTGGTCGACGTCGACCGCGTCTTCGTCATCAACGACAAGGCCGACCAGGACGCACTCAAGAAGTTCGAGCTGTTCACCAACCTGTCCGCCGTCAAGGCCGGAAAGGTGTCGTACATGCTCGACAGCGAGGGCCCGGCGGTCGGCGCGGCCATGTCCCAGGGCACCCTCCTGTCCCTGCCGTACGCGATCGACGAACTCGTCAAGTCGGTCGAGCAGTGA
- a CDS encoding FecCD family ABC transporter permease gives MNGTDVKRSVVPGVRLGTVSFVWRPWLVSVTVLLAAATFLVFCVSVGVGDFPIGVPRVIATIFGRGEQVDEFVIMDLRMPRALAGLLVGIALGVSGAITQSIARNPLASPDILGITGGAGVVAVFLVTASGGAAATVVSTVGLSAAALAGGLGAGLLVYFLAWRRGVDGFRLILIGISVTAVTEALTTWLLANADIRDVARAQAWLVGSLDNRSWDEVRVVFWCSLVLLAVVAVTAFQFRPLHLGDEVAAGLGVRFSVVRAVLLLCAVLLAAAAVSAAGPVPFVALVAPQVAMRLARCPTPPLVASGLVGALLLLGADLTARSALPITLPVGVVTAAIGGPFLVYLLVRSNLRR, from the coding sequence ATGAACGGCACGGATGTGAAGCGCTCTGTGGTGCCCGGCGTACGGCTGGGTACGGTGTCCTTCGTCTGGCGGCCCTGGCTCGTGTCCGTCACGGTGCTGCTGGCGGCGGCCACCTTCCTGGTGTTCTGCGTGTCCGTCGGGGTCGGGGACTTCCCCATCGGTGTCCCTCGGGTGATCGCCACGATCTTCGGACGCGGCGAGCAGGTCGACGAGTTCGTCATCATGGACCTGCGGATGCCACGTGCCCTGGCCGGACTCCTCGTGGGGATCGCCCTGGGGGTCTCCGGGGCGATCACGCAGTCCATCGCCCGCAATCCGCTGGCCAGTCCGGACATCCTGGGGATCACCGGTGGAGCCGGGGTCGTCGCGGTGTTCCTTGTGACGGCCTCGGGCGGGGCCGCCGCCACGGTCGTCAGCACCGTGGGTCTGTCGGCGGCGGCGCTCGCCGGCGGCCTCGGGGCGGGCCTGCTGGTGTACTTCCTGGCGTGGCGGCGCGGTGTCGACGGGTTCCGGCTCATCCTCATCGGCATCTCGGTGACGGCCGTGACCGAGGCACTCACGACGTGGCTGCTGGCCAACGCCGACATCAGGGACGTGGCACGGGCCCAGGCATGGCTGGTCGGCTCGCTGGACAACCGGTCCTGGGACGAGGTCCGGGTGGTGTTCTGGTGCTCGCTCGTCCTCCTGGCGGTCGTGGCGGTCACCGCGTTCCAGTTCAGGCCCCTGCACCTCGGCGACGAGGTCGCCGCCGGGCTCGGCGTCCGGTTCTCCGTGGTGCGAGCGGTCCTGCTGCTGTGCGCGGTCCTGCTGGCCGCCGCGGCGGTCAGTGCCGCGGGCCCGGTCCCCTTCGTGGCCCTGGTGGCGCCACAGGTGGCGATGCGTCTGGCCCGGTGCCCCACACCGCCGCTGGTGGCCTCCGGGCTGGTGGGCGCCCTGCTGCTGCTCGGCGCCGACCTGACCGCGCGCTCGGCGCTGCCGATCACCCTTCCGGTCGGCGTGGTCACCGCCGCGATCGGTGGCCCCTTCCTTGTATATCTGCTGGTGCGGTCGAACCTCAGACGGTGA
- a CDS encoding ABC transporter ATP-binding protein has product MGAQHSTKTDSAASDAARLAARDVTVGYGGRTVIEGLDVTVPPGLITTIIGPNGCGKSTLLRTLTRLLKPASGAVVLDGEDIAGLRTRDVAKKLGLLPQAPVAPEGLTVADLVARGRHPHQSWLRQWSSDDATVVERALAMTGVSELADRPVDSLSGGQRQRVWISMTLAQGTDLLLLDEPTTYLDLAHAIDVLDLVDDLHESGRTVVMVLHDLNLATRYSDNLVVMRAGSILAQGHPRDVITAELLHEAFGLKAMVIDDPVGDRPLIVPIGRTHVQLN; this is encoded by the coding sequence GTGGGCGCTCAGCACAGCACGAAGACGGATTCCGCGGCCTCGGACGCAGCGCGGCTGGCCGCCAGGGACGTCACCGTCGGATACGGCGGCCGGACCGTCATCGAGGGTCTCGACGTGACGGTGCCGCCTGGGCTGATCACCACGATCATCGGCCCCAACGGCTGTGGGAAGTCGACCCTGTTGCGCACCCTCACGCGGTTGCTCAAGCCCGCCTCGGGAGCGGTCGTCCTGGACGGCGAGGACATCGCAGGACTCAGGACCAGGGACGTGGCGAAGAAACTCGGCCTCCTGCCGCAGGCGCCGGTCGCGCCGGAAGGCCTGACGGTGGCCGATCTGGTCGCGCGAGGGCGCCATCCGCACCAGAGCTGGCTGCGGCAGTGGTCCTCGGACGACGCCACCGTCGTGGAGCGGGCCCTGGCCATGACCGGGGTGTCCGAGCTGGCCGACCGTCCGGTGGACTCGCTGTCCGGCGGACAGCGCCAGCGCGTCTGGATATCGATGACGCTCGCTCAGGGCACCGATCTGCTGCTGCTGGACGAGCCGACCACCTATCTGGACCTGGCGCACGCGATCGACGTGCTCGACCTGGTGGACGACCTGCACGAGTCCGGCCGCACCGTGGTCATGGTGCTGCACGACCTCAACCTCGCCACCCGGTACAGCGACAATCTCGTCGTCATGCGGGCGGGATCGATCCTGGCGCAGGGACACCCGCGTGACGTGATCACGGCCGAGCTGCTGCACGAGGCGTTCGGGCTGAAGGCCATGGTGATCGACGACCCGGTGGGGGACCGGCCGCTCATCGTGCCCATCGGACGGACCCACGTACAGCTCAACTGA
- a CDS encoding ABC transporter ATP-binding protein, with product MRAGESTSTAVGTPVSAVGPPRRGHGLSADGVTVAYGRVDVVHGAAITLRPAEVTALVGPNGSGKSTLLRTLARLQTARTGSLTVDAGTDAAEDGFALGAREFARRVALLTQSRSTPGGLTVRDVVDFGRYPHRGRWGRPDPRGTAAVDRALRLTGVEDLAGRGVDQLSGGQLQRVWLAGCLAQETGVLLLDEPTTYLDLRYQVELLDLIRDLADDHGIAVGVVLHDLDQAAAVADRVALLHAGRIVADGAPEDVFTPGLLSDVYGIRIDVDTDPATGSLRTRAIGRHHSRSERLSTTS from the coding sequence ATGAGAGCTGGTGAGAGCACTTCCACGGCTGTGGGCACCCCTGTGTCCGCCGTCGGGCCGCCCAGGCGCGGCCATGGGCTGTCCGCCGACGGCGTGACCGTGGCGTACGGCCGCGTCGACGTCGTCCACGGGGCGGCCATCACGCTGCGCCCCGCCGAGGTGACCGCCCTCGTGGGCCCCAACGGCAGTGGGAAGTCGACGCTGTTGCGCACACTGGCCCGTCTGCAGACCGCGCGGACCGGCTCGCTCACGGTCGACGCCGGGACGGACGCGGCCGAGGACGGCTTCGCGCTCGGCGCCCGCGAGTTCGCGCGCCGTGTGGCGCTCCTGACGCAGTCGCGGTCGACGCCGGGCGGACTCACCGTCCGGGACGTGGTCGACTTCGGCCGCTACCCCCACCGGGGCCGCTGGGGTCGTCCTGATCCCCGCGGCACCGCCGCGGTGGACCGGGCGCTGCGCCTCACCGGCGTCGAGGACCTCGCCGGCCGGGGCGTCGACCAGCTCTCCGGGGGACAGCTCCAGCGCGTGTGGCTCGCCGGCTGTCTCGCCCAGGAGACGGGCGTGCTGCTCCTGGACGAACCCACCACCTATCTCGACCTCCGCTACCAGGTCGAACTCCTCGACCTGATCCGCGATCTCGCCGACGACCACGGCATCGCCGTGGGCGTCGTCCTCCACGACCTCGACCAGGCGGCCGCCGTCGCCGACCGCGTCGCGCTGCTGCACGCGGGACGCATCGTCGCCGACGGCGCGCCCGAGGACGTGTTCACACCCGGCCTTCTGTCGGACGTCTACGGCATCCGCATCGACGTGGACACCGACCCCGCCACCGGCAGCCTGCGCACCCGCGCGATCGGCCGCCACCACTCCAGATCCGAAAGGCTCAGCACCACCTCATGA
- a CDS encoding methionyl-tRNA formyltransferase has product MRVVMFGYQTWGHRTLQALLDSEHDVVLVVTHPRSEHAYEKIWSDSVADLAEARDVPVLIRNRPDDDELFARLQEADPDIIVANNWRTWIPPRIFGLPRHGTLNIHDSLLPKYAGFSPLIWALINGEPEVGVTAHMMNDELDAGDIVRQEAVAVGPTDTATDLFHKTVDLIGPVTIGALDLIAAGQTEFTRQDRSQATFFHKRAAEDIRIDWNWPAEDLERLVRAQSDPYPSAFTFHRGRRIEVLAAVVSQGRYGGTPGRVFYREGEGVVIVAGSDARTGRNHGLAITRVRTEDGREVPATEYFTSMGGYLTGRP; this is encoded by the coding sequence ATGCGGGTCGTCATGTTCGGGTACCAGACCTGGGGGCATCGCACCCTGCAAGCCCTCCTGGACTCCGAGCACGACGTGGTGCTGGTGGTGACACACCCCCGGAGCGAGCACGCCTACGAGAAGATCTGGAGCGACTCCGTCGCGGACCTCGCCGAAGCGCGGGACGTCCCGGTACTGATCCGCAACCGGCCGGACGACGACGAGCTGTTCGCGCGCCTCCAGGAGGCCGACCCGGACATCATCGTGGCCAACAACTGGCGGACCTGGATCCCCCCGCGCATCTTCGGTCTCCCGCGCCACGGCACGCTGAACATCCACGACTCCCTGCTGCCGAAGTACGCGGGCTTCTCCCCGCTGATCTGGGCCCTGATCAACGGCGAGCCCGAAGTGGGCGTCACCGCGCACATGATGAACGACGAACTCGACGCCGGTGACATCGTCCGGCAGGAGGCGGTCGCGGTCGGCCCCACGGACACCGCGACGGACCTCTTCCACAAGACGGTCGATCTCATCGGCCCGGTCACCATCGGCGCACTGGACCTCATCGCCGCGGGGCAGACGGAGTTCACCAGGCAGGACCGCTCACAGGCGACCTTCTTCCACAAGCGTGCGGCAGAGGACATCCGCATCGACTGGAACTGGCCGGCCGAAGACCTCGAACGCCTGGTCCGCGCCCAGTCCGATCCCTACCCCAGCGCCTTCACCTTCCACCGGGGCAGGCGCATCGAGGTGCTGGCCGCCGTGGTGTCCCAGGGCCGGTACGGCGGGACACCCGGCCGGGTCTTCTACCGCGAGGGCGAAGGCGTGGTGATCGTGGCCGGATCCGACGCCCGCACCGGCCGCAACCATGGCCTGGCCATCACGCGCGTCCGCACCGAGGACGGCCGGGAAGTGCCCGCGACCGAGTACTTCACGTCCATGGGCGGCTACCTGACCGGCCGTCCCTGA
- a CDS encoding lysine N(6)-hydroxylase/L-ornithine N(5)-oxygenase family protein has translation MSQVQPGDAPQVLDLIGIGFGPSNVAMAIAISEHNTDAGAQQPVSAHFFEQQPRFGWHRGMLIDDATMQVSFLKDLVTLRNPTSEFSFLCYLKSRGRLVDFINHKNLFPLRVEFHDYFEWAAAKVGDMVSYSQEVVGVTPVVDDGGAVEYLDVTVRSDEGLTVHRARNVVIGTGLRPLMPEGVERGDRVWHNSELLAKVEGLEGASPSRFVVVGAGQSAAENVAYLHRRFPEAEVCAVFSRYGYSPADDSSFANRIFDPGAVDEYFAAPGDVKRRLMDYHGNTNYSVVDIDLIDDLYRQMYQEKVLGTERLRFLNVSRLAAVEEKPDTVHATVTNLVTGEEAVLDADIVVFATGYSPVDPLGLLGEAAGSCLRDEEGRVRVERDYRIATESGLSCGIYLQGGTEHTHGITSALLSNTAIRVGEILDSLLARGVKATSDEARLLADAS, from the coding sequence ATGTCTCAGGTTCAGCCTGGCGACGCACCTCAGGTCCTCGACCTCATCGGCATCGGCTTCGGTCCGTCGAACGTGGCCATGGCCATCGCGATCAGCGAGCACAACACGGACGCAGGAGCACAGCAGCCGGTCTCCGCCCACTTCTTCGAGCAGCAGCCGCGCTTCGGCTGGCACCGTGGGATGCTGATCGACGACGCGACGATGCAGGTGTCCTTCCTCAAGGACCTGGTGACGCTCCGGAACCCGACCAGCGAGTTCAGCTTTCTCTGCTACCTGAAGAGCAGGGGGCGTCTGGTCGACTTCATCAACCACAAGAACCTCTTCCCGCTCCGGGTCGAGTTCCACGACTACTTCGAGTGGGCGGCGGCCAAGGTCGGGGACATGGTCTCCTACAGCCAGGAGGTCGTCGGGGTCACGCCCGTGGTCGACGACGGCGGAGCCGTGGAGTACCTGGACGTGACGGTCCGCTCGGACGAGGGGCTCACGGTCCACCGGGCCCGGAACGTCGTCATCGGGACCGGGCTGCGCCCCCTAATGCCGGAAGGTGTGGAGCGCGGCGACCGCGTCTGGCACAACTCCGAACTGCTGGCGAAGGTGGAGGGGCTGGAGGGTGCCTCGCCCTCCCGTTTCGTCGTCGTGGGTGCCGGACAGAGCGCCGCCGAGAACGTCGCCTACCTGCATCGACGGTTCCCCGAGGCCGAGGTCTGCGCGGTCTTCTCCCGCTACGGCTACAGCCCCGCCGACGACAGCAGTTTCGCCAACCGCATCTTCGACCCCGGGGCGGTCGACGAGTACTTCGCCGCACCCGGCGACGTCAAGCGCCGGCTGATGGACTACCACGGGAACACCAACTACTCCGTGGTGGACATCGATCTGATCGACGACCTCTACCGTCAGATGTACCAGGAGAAGGTCCTCGGCACCGAGCGGCTGCGCTTCCTCAACGTGTCCCGGCTCGCCGCCGTCGAGGAGAAGCCGGACACGGTCCACGCCACCGTGACGAACCTCGTCACGGGGGAGGAGGCCGTCCTGGACGCCGACATCGTGGTGTTCGCCACCGGCTACAGCCCCGTCGACCCGCTCGGCCTCCTCGGCGAGGCCGCGGGCAGCTGCCTGCGCGACGAGGAGGGCCGGGTGCGCGTCGAGCGCGACTACCGCATCGCGACCGAGTCCGGCCTGAGCTGCGGCATCTATCTCCAGGGCGGCACGGAGCACACGCACGGCATCACCTCGGCCCTGCTCTCCAACACGGCGATCCGGGTCGGCGAGATCCTGGACTCGCTGCTGGCCCGTGGCGTCAAGGCCACGTCCGACGAGGCCCGGCTGTTGGCGGACGCCTCCTAG